In Halanaerobium praevalens DSM 2228, the DNA window GAATTATCGAAAGAGTTCTTGTTAATTTAACTATTACTGCAAAAGCACCAGCTGCATCAGAAAAAGCATAACCTGCAGCTACAACTGATGATGTATCATTAACTGCTGTTCCTGCCCAAAGTCCAAAACCTAAATCACTCATTCCAAAGTATTTACCTGCTAAAGGAAAAAGAATTACCATTAAAACATCAAAAATAAAAGTAGCGGAAATAGCATAAGCTATATCACTATTTTTAGCTTCAATTGTAGGAGCCATAGCTGCAATTGCAGAACCTCCACAAACTCCTGTTCCAGCAGAAATTAAACTTGATAATTTCCAGTTCATATTAAATAAACGTCCCACTAAATAACCTCCACCAAAAGCTGTCATTAAAGTAAAACTCATTACTATTAATGAATAGCCTCCAACTGATAAAACTTGAGAAAAACTTAAAGTTAGACCCATTAGAACAATTGAGGTTTTTAAAATTTTCTTAGATACAAAATTAATTCCTAAATTAAATATAGAAATTTCTCTAATAATAGGATTTAATAACATTCCTAAAATAAGAGCAAAAACCCCAGCACTAATAAGATGCATTGGTATGTAAGTACTTATTGCTTTAGCAGCTAAAGCCAGTACTATTGTCAGCATAACACCTGCTAAATAATCTTTGATCTTTATCATCTTATCTCCTCCTTATAATTTCTTTCTTGATTTTATAATAAAATATAGATAAAATAAAATTATAATAATTTATTAATCTATAATTTTAAATTATAGTTATTCATTTTAGCTTAAAATACTAAAGGAGGGAAAAAATGATAGACTTTAGACATCATACTTTTTTACATCTCTGCCAAATAAAAAATTATACAAAAACAGCTAAAAAATTACATATTACTCAACCAACTGTAACTCAGCATATTAAATATTTAGAAGATTACTATAAAGTTAAATTATTTAATTATAAAGCAAAAAACTTAAAAATTACTAAAGCAGGTAAAAAACTTTATACTTATACAGAAAGAATGATTGCTGATAGTAAAGAAGTAAAGAAAAATATAAGCCAAAAATCAAGTATTCAAAACATTAAATTTGGAGCAACTCTTTCCATTGGCGAATTTGTAATGCCAGAACTTCTAAATAGAGTTATGAATACTCAAAATAATATAAATTTAGATATGTTAGTGGAAAATACAGAATCACTGCTTAATAAATTAAAAAATGGTAAAATAAACTTTGCTATTCTTGAAGGTTTTTTTGATAAGTCTAAATTTGGTTATCAACTTTTTAGTAAAGAAAAATTTATTGGAGTTTGTTCTCCTAAATCAAAATATGCTAAGCTAGCAATCAAACTTGAAAATCTGCTTGATTGTAATTTAATTTTAAGAGAAAAAGGTTCAGGTACTAGAGATATTTTAGAGCAAATTTTATATACAAATAATTTAAGTAAAGAAAGTTTTGCTTCTACAATGGAAATTGGTAATTTAAATGTTATTAAAGAATTAGCTGCTCAAAATAAAGGAATTTCTTTTATGTATCAAGCTGCTGCTCAGAGATATTTAGAGAATAATCAACTTTCAATTTTAAAAATCAAAGATTTTGATATAATTAGATTTCTCATTAAATTTTAATTTGTATCAATTATAATTATAATGTAGAATTATAATATAAAGATAAATTAAAATAGAAAGAGTTATTAATTAAGGAGGCCAAATAATGCACCGCATAAAAACATTTTTATTAATGTTTAGTTTAATAATTATATTTATGTTCTTTGGAGGAATGATTGCTGGTGAAAATGGAGTTGTGATGGCTTTTGTTTTTGCACTTGCAATTAATTTTATTAGCTACTGGAACAGTGACAAACTTGCTATCAAAATGACAAAATCAAAACCTTTAAGTGAAAGTGAAGCTCCTGAAATTTATAAAATAGTCCGTAAACTCAGCCAAAATGCTAAGTTGCCTATGCCGGATATTTATCTGACACCATCAAATCAGCCAAATGCTTTTGCAACTGGTAGAAACCCCGAGAATGCTGCAATAGCAGTAACTAAGGGCTTAATTAGATTGCTAAATGCAGATGAATTAGAGGGAGTAATAGCCCACGAACTGGCTCATGTTAAAAATAGAGATACTCTGATCAGCACCATGGCAGCTGTAATGGCTGGAGCTTTAGCTTTTTTGGCCAGGATGGGTAGATTTAGAATGCTTTTTGGTGGCCGACGCAACAATAATGGAGCTGGAGCTCTGCTGCAATTAGTTGCTATCATTTTTGCTCCGCTAGCAGCAATTTTAATTAAAATGGCAATTTCCCGCTCTAGAGAGTATATTGCTGATGAAACAGGTGGCAAAATATCTGGTAATCCAGAAGGACTGGCAAGTGCTTTAGAAAAAATGGAAACTTACAGCCAGAGAGGACAGCAGATGCAAATCAATGAAGCAGCAGCCCATATGTTTATTTTAAATCCACTTTCTAGTAAGGGAATGGCAAAACTATTTAGCTCTCATCCACCAACTGAAGCAAGAATAAAAAAACTGCGCCAGCTAAGATAAAAGCTGAGGCAGTTTTTTAATAAAATATTTTTATAAAGTCAGTATTTTTCTTTGAAGAAAATACTGACTCTTTTTTTATATTTAATTTTACTCTATTTGATTAATTTATAAAATAAAATATACTATTTTTTTACTATATATATTCCATCCTTAGCTAATTTAATTCCTGCATAAAGAATAATAAAAAACTCTAATCTTCCTAAAAACATACCTATAGTCTGAGTCCAAATAATACCTGTTGGGGCAGTTGGAGAAATCAGACCAATTGAAAGCCCAACTGTTCCTAAAGCAGAACCAAATTCAAACATACTATCTAAAAGAGAATAGCCATAAGCTGTATGAATTGCTACTCCAACAAAAAAAGTAAATAAATATAAGATTATATAATTTGCTACATCTTTAATATGTTGATCTTTGACATAAAACTTATTTTCTCCCCGCCAAAGATAATTACTGCTCACACTTCTCCGAGGTAAAAACTGTTCTTTAATTTCCCAAAAGATTGATTTGAAAATCAAATAAATTCTATACTGCTTAATACCACCAGCAGTTGAACCTGTTCCACCACCAACAAGCATAATTAAAATTATAATAAAATTAGCAAATATAGGCCAACCTGCAAAAGCAATTGTAGAAAATCCAGTTGTAGATAAAGCTGTAATAATTTGAAAAAAAGTAATCCTAAAATTCTCACCTAACTTAGGATAGAGAGAATTTAAAGAAAAGAACATTAAAATAGGTGTTAATAAAGTAAATAAAGTAATCATTAAACGAATCTCTGCATTCTTAAAAAATGTATTTATTTTACCTTTAATCAATGTATAATGAGTAGCAAAGTTAATTGTACCCAAAAACATTAAAATTATAGTAACTACTTCAATTGAAAGACTATTATAATGGCCTATACTATCTGGTTGAGTAGAAAATCCTCCAGTAGAAATTGCAGCCATTGAGTGATTAATTGAATCAAACATTGGCATTCCAGAAAAATAATACAAAAATATTCCAGCAACTGTATAAAAGGTATAGATCTTCATAATCATCATTGTTGATCTCTTAACATGAGGTAGTAATTTATCACTTCTAGCTTCTGCCATATAAAGTCCCATTCCATGAACTGGAAGTAAAGATGATAAAGCAATTACTGCTAAGCCAGCTCCACCAAAAAATTGCATAATACTCCGCCAAATTAAAATTAATTTCGGAGCTTTTGTAACATCTACCAATGATAAACCAGTAGTTGTCCAACCACTTACAACTTCAAAAATGGAGTGTGACCAACTCATATCTAATATTGTCACAAAAGGAATAGCAGAAAAGAAAATAGCACCAAGCCAAGAAAATATGACTATTATACTTCCTTCATTTAATGATAGCTCAACATCTTCTTCTTGATGTTTATTCCCATAACTATAAAGAGCTAAACCAACTAATACAGAAAGTCCAGCTGCTAATAAAAATTGAGGTGCTAAAAATGACTCTTCTGGATAAGCTGTTAAAAATAAAAGTGGTGAAGCAATAGCTGCTCCAGCAAACATAATAATAACTCCAATATATTTGGAAATTAAAAAATAACGGGAAATAATTAAATTTTTATATTTCATGTTATTCTTCACCACCAAAAACTTTAATTGCCTCTGCCTGCTCTTCAGGTAAAGAAATAATAACTATTTTATCCCCAGCCTGAACTTGAGAGCCACCACGAGGGATTGTTATATCTCCATTACGAACTATACCACCTAAAACTATAGTTAAAGGTAAATCAATTTCTTTAATCTCCTTGCCTACAGCATCAGATAAGGGAGAAACTTCAACTTGGAAAATACTTAATTTTCCCTCTTCAATCATAGTCAAATTACTAACATCTTCTGAAACTACACTCTGCTCGATTATAGAGCTAATTAAATCAGTAATATTAAAAATACCAGTAATACCTAAATTATTAAATAATTCTTCATTTTCTGGATTATTAACTAAAGCAGTTGTTCTTTCAACTCCAAAATATCCCATTGCCATTTTACAAATAAAAAGGTTATCATGGTCTTTTTGAGTCAAAGAAACTAAATTATCAGCCTTATAAGCTCCAGCATCTTCTAAAACAGATTTATTTGTCGCATCACCATAAACAACTGTTGCATTAATTTTTCTTGCTAAATCTTCAGCTAATTTTTGATCTTTATTAATAATAGTCAAAAAATGACCTTTTGAAATAAGTTTTTTGGCAAGGTGATAAATTAATTTACCTCCACCAACTAATATTATATCCACTATAAACTCATCCCTTCTTGCTCAATTTTACTAATCATATTATCTGCTAAAAGAGAAATTTGAGAAAAACTTTCAACTTTATTTTCATTTTTATACATTTTTTCTACAGCTGGATCAATTGTTCGAACCATTATTCTAGGCACATCAAAATTTATTTTTGCCATTTGTGAAACTAGATAATTTATTTGATCATTACCAGTACTTACAATTACTAAATCAGCTGATTCTATTTTTCCCTCTTTTAAAATATCATTTTCAGCTGCATCTCCCTCAATTTGAAAACCAGAAAAATCAACTGGAAGTAAAGAAAAAGATTCTGCATTATTTTCAATCACAACTACTTCATGACCTGAACGAGATAGGTTACCAGCTAATAAAGAACCAGTCCTGCCACAGCCAATAATTACTATAAACATTTAATTTTCCTCCTCATCATCTCCAAAGTTAATCTTATCTAAATTAATAGATCCCATTGACTCACCAGCTCTTTCAATATTATCATTTGCTGGTTTATAAGCTGGATTTAAAGCAAGAGCAGCTCTATACATTTTCATAGCTTCTGCCTGTTTATGCTGCATTTCATAAATAATTCCTAAAAGATTAAAAGGCTCTGGCTTTTGAGAGTCTAAAGAAGTTGCTTGCCGTAGCATTTTCTTTGCTTGAGTAAAATCTCTTTTATTAATAGAATTTTTAGCAAGCATTATATATTCCTCAAAACTTTCTACTTCCTCACCACTATTTTCAACTTTATAACGTTCAAATACATCTTCTACTATTCCAATTATTTCTTCTGGTTTAAAAGGTTTTCTTAAATAATCAACAGCACCTAATTTTAAAGTTTCAACTGCTGTTTCTACACTACCATAACCAGTAATCATAATAACCTTAGTTTCAAAATTATCATTAGCAATTTCTTTTAAAAATTGAATTCCATCCATTCCTGGCATTTTCATATCAAGCAAAATAACGGGAATTTCTTCTTCCTTTAAGATACTTAACCCATCTTCACCATTCACAGCGGTTTCTACTTGATAACCAGCTTTTTTCAAAGCTGTTTTTAAAGTTAAACGAATATTTTTTTCATCATCTACAATTAATACTTTATTCTTCATTATTATTAACCTCCTTCTTATTTTCCTCATTCTTTTCTGAAAAAGCTTCTTCAACTGAAGCCAATAGATCACCTTGACTGATTGGTTTAACTAAAAAGTCTTCTGCCCCCAAAGAAATAGCCTTCTGTACATCATCTTCCTCTGATAAAGCAGATAATATAATTACAGGGATCTCTTCTGTTGCTGCATTACTTTTAAGTGCTTCTAAAACTAAAAAACCATTCATTTTTGGTAATCTTAGATCAAGTAAGACTAAATCAGGATTAGATTCATTTGCTTTTTCAACTGCTTCCAATCCATCAATGGCATAAACAATATCAAAACCTGATTTTTCAAGACTCTTACCAACTACTAGTCTAATATTTTTTTCATCATCTACTACTAATATTTTATTCATTATTTCCCTCCTGATAACCAAAGCGAGGAATATAAAAAGAGAAAGTAGAACCATTACCTTCTTCACTTTCCACCCAGATTCTACCATTATGAGCAGTTATAATTTCCTTTGAAATAGCAAGACCAAGTCCTGTACCACTTTTCTCATTTTTATCATTACCAGCTCTTACAAATTTATCAAAAATCTTTGATTGATATTCCTTTGGAATTCCAGGACCATCGTCAGTTACTGAGACCAAAACCCTTCTTCCTTTTACCTCTGCCTTAATTTCTATTTCACCATTATCTGCATAGCGAAGTGCATTTCCAATTAAATTAGAAATAACCCAACTAACTTTAGTAGGATCAGCCCAAGCAAAAATATTATTCTCTTGCTTATTAAAATTTAAAGCTATCTCTTTTTCTTTTGCTTGTTTATAAAATGGATCTAAGGTTTTTTCTACAATTTCATTAATATTAACCTTATCAAATTCCATCTCAATTCTACCAGATTCAATTTTTGATAAATCAAGCAGATCATTTACTAATCCAGTTAACCTCTCAACATCTTCATAAGCAGCTTCTAATAGTTCTCTCTGTTCTTCATTCAGTTTTCCTGTATCTTCATTAATTACCATGCTTAACCCCATATTCATCGAAGTTAAAGGAGTTCTAAATTCATGTGAAACAGTGGAAACGAATTCAGATTTCATATTATCAATCTCTTTTAAATTAGTAATATCTTCTAAAAGAGTAACAGTAAACTGATATTCTTCATCCTCATCTACTACTTTGTTAGTAGAAATACGATAATGTTTTTCTTTTCCATCTTTTGTGAAATTAAAAATATTTTTTTCTTTTTCTTCCGGATTTTTTATATATTCAAATATTTCTTCTGCTTGAATAACTTCTAAAAAATGAGTGTTTATTATATCTTTATTAAGAGAGAACAACTTTTTTGCTACTTCATTAATTAAAACAATTTTATGATCATGATCAGTCACAATCAAAGGATTATTTAAATTATTAACTACTGCTTCTGATTTTTCTTTTTCCATTAGTAACTTCTTTATATTTATTTTTTCATATTCTTTTAATTTTGAAATCATCTCATTAAATTCATTTGCTAAAGAACCAATCTCATCTTCAGATGCCACTTCAACATGTTGTTGAAAATTTCGATCTGCAACTTCTTTAATTCCTTTTTCTAATTCTTTAATTGGTTTTAAAATTTGTTTTGTTAAGTAAAATACAAAAATCAAAGAAAAAATGATTACAGTTGAAGCTAAAACTAGAGTATAAATTATTGCCTGATTAGCCCTACTATTAGCATTTTTTTGAGCATCAACCATCGCTTGTCTATTAAGTTCTCTTAATTCTCTAATATCATTTTTAATTTCATTAAAATAAGGAAGTAAATTTTCATTATATATTTCCCAGCGTTTTTCTTCTTTAGAATTATGAAATTCATCAAAATTAGAAATAAATTTAAAATATTTGGTATTAATTTTATTTAAAATTTCTCCTTCACCTGCTATAGTTATATTATCTTCTGCTCTAGCTAACCAACTATAGAATTCTTTTTCATTAATTCTAAATATTTCTCTACCTTTTTTTTCATTTGATCTCAAAAGTAAAAGTAAAGAACTATCTTGTCTTTCAATAGATTCTACCATACTATCACTAGCTTTAATACTTCTATAATTTTCAACTAAAATATCATTAATTGCATTTGACAGGGTTTCAAAATTATAAATACTCCACCCAACAACTCCAGTTATAATTATAATCATAACTGCAAAACCTAAAAGTATCTTTGCTTTTAAAGTTTTAAAATTCATATTTTACACTTCCTTATAGAAATATTATCTAATTACCAAAATTCTTCATTTTTTCTAAATTTTCATTTTTACCCATTAAAACAAGCTTATCTCCTTCTAATATTTTATCATTTGCTCCAGGAGATATATATAATTGTTCACCTCTTTTGATAGCCATTACATTAACATCAAAATTAGCCCTTAATTCTAATTCTTTTAAAGTCTTGCCAATCATTTTTCCACTAGCTAAGATTTCAATCACTCCATATTCTGGGGCAAATTCTATATAATCTAATACATTAGATGAAATTAGATTCTGAGCTATTCTAGCCCCCATATCTCTTTCAGGATAGACTACTCTATCTGCTCCAACTTTAGTTAAAACTTTTCCATGCAAAGTATCAGGAGCTTTTACAATTACATATGGTAAATTTAATTCTTTTAAAATTAAGGTACATAAAATATTTGCTGAAACATTATCTCCAATACTAATAATTGCTACATCAAAATTCCTTACTCCTAAAGTTTTTAATGTTTCTTCATCAGTTGCATCTGCTTCCACAGCATGAGTAACATCTGAACTAATTGCCTGTACCTTTTCGGGATCACAATCAATTGCTAAAACATCATGTCCATTTTCTGCTAAAGTTTTAGCAACACTAGTTCCAAATCTTCCTAATCCTACAACAATAAATTGTTTCATTTATTCTCCTCCTATCAAAATTAACCAACCATTACTTTTTCAGTTGGATAGTGATAATTTCCTTTTCTTACTCTCTCTCCAAAAGCTAGTGCTAAAGTTAAAGGACCAACTCGCCCAGCAAACATAGTTATAGTTATTAAAACTCTACTAATATCAGATAGCTGACCTGTAATTCCAGTAGAGAGTCCTACTGTACCAAAAGCGGATACTGTTTCAAATAAAATATCAATAAATTGAAAATCTTCGACTATAAGTAGGATTGTAGTTACTAAAATAACTAAACCTGCAGCTAACATGGTAATTACAAAAGCTTCATAAATAATTTTCTTTTTAAACCTACGATTATATACTTCAACATCTTCTTTACCTATAATCATATTTTTTAAAGTAGCTAACATTACTCCAAAAGTTGTTGTCTTGATTCCACCACCAGTTGAACCAGGTGAAGCACCAATAAACATTAAAATAATTATTATAAATAATGAAGATTGTTTTAAAGCTCCAGTAGCTACTGTATTAAAACCAGCAGTTCTTGGAGTAACTGATAAAAACATTGCCCCCAGTGTTTTATCTAACAGAGGTAATCCAGCCAGTGTATTATCAT includes these proteins:
- a CDS encoding YeiH family protein codes for the protein MIKIKDYLAGVMLTIVLALAAKAISTYIPMHLISAGVFALILGMLLNPIIREISIFNLGINFVSKKILKTSIVLMGLTLSFSQVLSVGGYSLIVMSFTLMTAFGGGYLVGRLFNMNWKLSSLISAGTGVCGGSAIAAMAPTIEAKNSDIAYAISATFIFDVLMVILFPLAGKYFGMSDLGFGLWAGTAVNDTSSVVAAGYAFSDAAGAFAVIVKLTRTLSIIPIVMIFSFINAKENKKLGIEVNNESEKVKVRDIFPYFILLFLVMVAIKSTGLISVELSHNISVISKFMMVMALGSIGLTTNFSEVSDSGIKPLFHGFIISSLVVIVSFTVQLFIGQL
- a CDS encoding LysR family transcriptional regulator, with product MIDFRHHTFLHLCQIKNYTKTAKKLHITQPTVTQHIKYLEDYYKVKLFNYKAKNLKITKAGKKLYTYTERMIADSKEVKKNISQKSSIQNIKFGATLSIGEFVMPELLNRVMNTQNNINLDMLVENTESLLNKLKNGKINFAILEGFFDKSKFGYQLFSKEKFIGVCSPKSKYAKLAIKLENLLDCNLILREKGSGTRDILEQILYTNNLSKESFASTMEIGNLNVIKELAAQNKGISFMYQAAAQRYLENNQLSILKIKDFDIIRFLIKF
- a CDS encoding zinc metalloprotease HtpX, producing the protein MHRIKTFLLMFSLIIIFMFFGGMIAGENGVVMAFVFALAINFISYWNSDKLAIKMTKSKPLSESEAPEIYKIVRKLSQNAKLPMPDIYLTPSNQPNAFATGRNPENAAIAVTKGLIRLLNADELEGVIAHELAHVKNRDTLISTMAAVMAGALAFLARMGRFRMLFGGRRNNNGAGALLQLVAIIFAPLAAILIKMAISRSREYIADETGGKISGNPEGLASALEKMETYSQRGQQMQINEAAAHMFILNPLSSKGMAKLFSSHPPTEARIKKLRQLR
- a CDS encoding TrkH family potassium uptake protein, whose amino-acid sequence is MKYKNLIISRYFLISKYIGVIIMFAGAAIASPLLFLTAYPEESFLAPQFLLAAGLSVLVGLALYSYGNKHQEEDVELSLNEGSIIVIFSWLGAIFFSAIPFVTILDMSWSHSIFEVVSGWTTTGLSLVDVTKAPKLILIWRSIMQFFGGAGLAVIALSSLLPVHGMGLYMAEARSDKLLPHVKRSTMMIMKIYTFYTVAGIFLYYFSGMPMFDSINHSMAAISTGGFSTQPDSIGHYNSLSIEVVTIILMFLGTINFATHYTLIKGKINTFFKNAEIRLMITLFTLLTPILMFFSLNSLYPKLGENFRITFFQIITALSTTGFSTIAFAGWPIFANFIIILIMLVGGGTGSTAGGIKQYRIYLIFKSIFWEIKEQFLPRRSVSSNYLWRGENKFYVKDQHIKDVANYIILYLFTFFVGVAIHTAYGYSLLDSMFEFGSALGTVGLSIGLISPTAPTGIIWTQTIGMFLGRLEFFIILYAGIKLAKDGIYIVKK
- a CDS encoding potassium channel family protein, with amino-acid sequence MDIILVGGGKLIYHLAKKLISKGHFLTIINKDQKLAEDLARKINATVVYGDATNKSVLEDAGAYKADNLVSLTQKDHDNLFICKMAMGYFGVERTTALVNNPENEELFNNLGITGIFNITDLISSIIEQSVVSEDVSNLTMIEEGKLSIFQVEVSPLSDAVGKEIKEIDLPLTIVLGGIVRNGDITIPRGGSQVQAGDKIVIISLPEEQAEAIKVFGGEE
- a CDS encoding potassium channel family protein, encoding MFIVIIGCGRTGSLLAGNLSRSGHEVVVIENNAESFSLLPVDFSGFQIEGDAAENDILKEGKIESADLVIVSTGNDQINYLVSQMAKINFDVPRIMVRTIDPAVEKMYKNENKVESFSQISLLADNMISKIEQEGMSL
- a CDS encoding response regulator, coding for MKNKVLIVDDEKNIRLTLKTALKKAGYQVETAVNGEDGLSILKEEEIPVILLDMKMPGMDGIQFLKEIANDNFETKVIMITGYGSVETAVETLKLGAVDYLRKPFKPEEIIGIVEDVFERYKVENSGEEVESFEEYIMLAKNSINKRDFTQAKKMLRQATSLDSQKPEPFNLLGIIYEMQHKQAEAMKMYRAALALNPAYKPANDNIERAGESMGSINLDKINFGDDEEEN
- a CDS encoding response regulator — encoded protein: MNKILVVDDEKNIRLVVGKSLEKSGFDIVYAIDGLEAVEKANESNPDLVLLDLRLPKMNGFLVLEALKSNAATEEIPVIILSALSEEDDVQKAISLGAEDFLVKPISQGDLLASVEEAFSEKNEENKKEVNNNEE
- a CDS encoding HAMP domain-containing sensor histidine kinase → MNFKTLKAKILLGFAVMIIIITGVVGWSIYNFETLSNAINDILVENYRSIKASDSMVESIERQDSSLLLLLRSNEKKGREIFRINEKEFYSWLARAEDNITIAGEGEILNKINTKYFKFISNFDEFHNSKEEKRWEIYNENLLPYFNEIKNDIRELRELNRQAMVDAQKNANSRANQAIIYTLVLASTVIIFSLIFVFYLTKQILKPIKELEKGIKEVADRNFQQHVEVASEDEIGSLANEFNEMISKLKEYEKINIKKLLMEKEKSEAVVNNLNNPLIVTDHDHKIVLINEVAKKLFSLNKDIINTHFLEVIQAEEIFEYIKNPEEKEKNIFNFTKDGKEKHYRISTNKVVDEDEEYQFTVTLLEDITNLKEIDNMKSEFVSTVSHEFRTPLTSMNMGLSMVINEDTGKLNEEQRELLEAAYEDVERLTGLVNDLLDLSKIESGRIEMEFDKVNINEIVEKTLDPFYKQAKEKEIALNFNKQENNIFAWADPTKVSWVISNLIGNALRYADNGEIEIKAEVKGRRVLVSVTDDGPGIPKEYQSKIFDKFVRAGNDKNEKSGTGLGLAISKEIITAHNGRIWVESEEGNGSTFSFYIPRFGYQEGNNE
- a CDS encoding potassium channel family protein; this translates as MKQFIVVGLGRFGTSVAKTLAENGHDVLAIDCDPEKVQAISSDVTHAVEADATDEETLKTLGVRNFDVAIISIGDNVSANILCTLILKELNLPYVIVKAPDTLHGKVLTKVGADRVVYPERDMGARIAQNLISSNVLDYIEFAPEYGVIEILASGKMIGKTLKELELRANFDVNVMAIKRGEQLYISPGANDKILEGDKLVLMGKNENLEKMKNFGN